A window of Chloroflexota bacterium genomic DNA:
TCTACAAGATTACGCTGGATTCATCTATCAAGGCCAGGAACGTCTCCGGGGGCACCGCTCCGCAGCAAGTGGAGGCGCAACTGGCCACCGCACGGAGGATTGTTGAAGACAAAGAAGAAGATTAAGCTGGCACCTTCCATTCTCTCCGCCGATTTCAGCCGTCTTGGGGAGCAGGTGGCTGAGGTTAGTGCCGCCGGGGCTGATTACATCCATGTCGATGTCATGGACGGGTGCTTTGTGCCCAACATTACCATCGGTGCCCCGGTAGTTAAGACGGTACGTTCCTGGACCAAGTTGCCTCTTGATGTCCACCTGATGATACAGAACCCCCTGGCCCATATCTCCGATTTTGCCGAAGCTGGCGCAGACATAATAACTGTCCACGCTGAAGCTTGTCCGCATCTGCATCGGGCGGTGCAGAAGATCAAAGAATGCCATGTTAAAGCTGGGGTGGCCCTTAATCCAGCCACGTCACTGGTAATGGTGGACGAGATTTTACCTTTGGTTGATTTGGTGCTGGTGATGACCGTCAACCCCGGCTTTGGTGGGCAGCCCTTCCTTGAGGAAGTGGTGGGCAAGATAGCCCGGCTGCGGAAGATTCTTGATGGCAGGGGTTTGACTGCTGAACTTGAAGTTGACGGCGGGATCAACGCTGACGTTGCCCCGAAGGTGGTGAATGCAGGAGCCAGAGTATTGGTGGCTGGAGCCGCCGTATTCCGCTCCGAAGAAAGTATCAAGAAGGCACTGCAAAAGCTCAGGAAGAGTCTTCGTTCCTTAGAGGTAAGCTAGTGTGCCAGTTTATGCTGAGTGCGGAGGCACCTGGTGCAAACTCTAAGCCGCCTATACTTCCCGCCAACACTTACTGTAGCGGTATGGATATTCGGCAACCACTGTCGTCTGGTACGACGTTTGGAATGGCTTACGTTGTGCCCAAACTGAGATGCCTTGCCACAAATATCACATTTAGCCATAATTCTACTGCTTGTATGACAAAGATTACCTTTACCGCCAAACT
This region includes:
- a CDS encoding ribulose-phosphate 3-epimerase, giving the protein MKLAPSILSADFSRLGEQVAEVSAAGADYIHVDVMDGCFVPNITIGAPVVKTVRSWTKLPLDVHLMIQNPLAHISDFAEAGADIITVHAEACPHLHRAVQKIKECHVKAGVALNPATSLVMVDEILPLVDLVLVMTVNPGFGGQPFLEEVVGKIARLRKILDGRGLTAELEVDGGINADVAPKVVNAGARVLVAGAAVFRSEESIKKALQKLRKSLRSLEVS
- the rpmB gene encoding 50S ribosomal protein L28 gives rise to the protein MAKCDICGKASQFGHNVSHSKRRTRRQWLPNIHTATVSVGGKYRRLRVCTRCLRTQHKLAH